The following proteins come from a genomic window of Microbacterium sulfonylureivorans:
- a CDS encoding DUF5684 domain-containing protein, with product MYDDDYGVGGLVALWLVLLPFLFILAIAAYVITSWFYMKIFEKAGVQGKWRAWVPVYNTLIFVKLGDLNPWWLLILWGATAFLSWVPVIGQLFGLVAFIYTLLAAWRVGLKLQKEAVWLILYFFLSIVWLGINAFDRSRWNTAIPAAPWAGNFLADNTTWSGIPSQVPAGGYPANPATAAPAGYAPPPAGYQPPAGYGAPPAPPAAPPAPPAAPYTPPAAEPPATPPAAAPEPPAAPPAAPEPPAPPASTEPPTAPDAPEAPKP from the coding sequence ATGTACGACGACGATTACGGAGTCGGAGGGCTCGTCGCCCTCTGGCTGGTGCTGCTGCCCTTCCTGTTCATCCTCGCGATCGCGGCTTACGTGATCACCTCGTGGTTCTATATGAAGATCTTCGAGAAGGCCGGCGTGCAGGGGAAGTGGCGCGCGTGGGTCCCCGTCTACAACACGCTGATCTTCGTCAAGCTGGGTGACCTCAACCCCTGGTGGCTGCTGATCCTCTGGGGAGCCACTGCCTTCCTCAGCTGGGTGCCTGTCATCGGCCAGCTCTTCGGCCTCGTCGCCTTCATCTACACGCTGCTCGCCGCCTGGCGCGTCGGCCTCAAGCTGCAGAAGGAAGCCGTCTGGCTCATCCTGTACTTCTTCCTGTCGATCGTGTGGCTGGGCATCAACGCCTTCGACAGGTCGCGCTGGAACACCGCCATCCCCGCAGCGCCGTGGGCCGGCAACTTCCTCGCCGACAACACGACGTGGTCGGGCATCCCGAGTCAGGTTCCGGCGGGCGGCTACCCGGCCAACCCTGCCACCGCGGCGCCCGCCGGCTACGCGCCCCCGCCGGCCGGCTACCAGCCCCCGGCCGGGTACGGCGCCCCGCCGGCTCCGCCTGCCGCGCCGCCGGCGCCGCCTGCCGCGCCGTACACGCCGCCGGCCGCCGAGCCGCCGGCGACGCCTCCGGCGGCCGCGCCCGAGCCCCCTGCCGCGCCGCCTGCCGCGCCTGAGCCGCCGGCACCGCCCGCCTCGACCGAGCCGCCGACGGCACCCGACGCCCCCGAGGCGCCGAAGCCGTAA